A genomic stretch from Sceloporus undulatus isolate JIND9_A2432 ecotype Alabama chromosome 5, SceUnd_v1.1, whole genome shotgun sequence includes:
- the GPR22 gene encoding G-protein coupled receptor 22 — protein MCFSSIPEVNMQSESNITVRDAIDDINTNMYQPLSYPLSFQVSLTGFLMLEIVLGLGSNLTVLVLYCMKSNLINSVSNIITMNLHVLDVIICVGCIPLTIVILLLSLENNSALICCFHEACVSFASVSTAINVFAITLDRYDISVKPANRILTMGRAVILMTSIWIVSFFSFLIPFIEVNFFSFHSANTWENKTLLCVSANEYHTELGMYYHLLVQIPIFFFTVVVMLITYSKILQALNIRIGTRFSTAQKKKARKKKTISLSTQHETTDASQSSGGRNVVFGVRTSVSVIIALRRAVKRHRERRERQKRVFRMSLLIISTFLLCWTPITVLNTTILCLGPSDLLVKLRLCFLVMAYGTTIFHPLLYAFTRQKFQKVLKSKMKKRVVSIVEADPIPNNAVIHNSWIEPKRNKTITFEDNEVRQKCLVPQVVTD, from the coding sequence ATGTGTTTCTCTTCCATTCCAGAAGTCAACATGCAGTCTGAATCTAACATTACAGTTCGAGATGCCATTGATGACATCAACACCAATATGTACCAACCACTGTCTTACCCATTAAGCTTTCAAGTGTCTCTCACTGGATTTCTGATGTTAGAAATAGTATTGGGACTTGGCAGCAACCTCACTGTATTGGTACTTTACTGCATGAAATCCAACTTAATCAATTCCGTCAGCAACATTATTACAATGAATCTTCATGTTCTCGATGTAATAATCTGTGTGGGATGTATTCCTCTAACTATAGTTATTCTTTTGCTTTCACTGGAGAATAACTCTGCACTTATCTGCTGCTTCCATGAAGCTTGTGTGTCCTTCGCAAGCGTTTCCACTGCAATCAATGTCTTTGCCATTACTTTGGACAGATATGATATCTCTGTGAAACCTGCAAATCGTATTTTGACAATGGGAAGGGCTGTGATACTCATGACATCAATCTGGAttgtctcctttttctcctttttgattcCATTCATTGAAGTAAATTTCTTCAGTTTTCACAGTGCGAATACTTGGGAAAATAAGACACTCTTGTGTGTCAGTGCAAATGAATATCACACAGAACTAGGAATGTACTACCACCTTTTAGTACAAATTCCAATCTTCTTCTTCACAGTCGTAGTAATGCTAATTACATATAGCAAAATACTCCAGGCACTTAATATCCGAATAGGCACAAGATTTTCCACAGCACAGAAGaaaaaagcaaggaagaaaaagacaatTTCTTTGTCTACACAACATGAAACCACTGATGCATCACAAAGCAGTGGAGGGAGAAATGTTGTCTTTGGGGTAAGGACTTCGGTTTCTGTTATAATTGCTCTACGGCGGGCTGTAAAACGACACCGAGAACGACGAGAAAGACAGAAGAGAGTCTTCAGAATGTCACTGTTGATCATTTCAACTTTTCTTCTCTGCTGGACACCAATTACAGTTTTAAATACAACAATTTTATGTTTGGGCCCAAGTGACCTTTTGGTAAAGCTGAGATTATGTTTTCTAGTCATGGCATATGGAACCACCATCTTCCACCCTCTACTATATGCATTCACTAGGCAAAAATTTCAAAAAGTTctgaaaagtaaaatgaaaaaaCGTGTCGTTTCAATAGTAGAAGCCGACCCTATTCCAAATAATGCTGTAATACACAACTCATGGATAGAGCCTAAGAGGAACAAGACAATTACTTTTGAAGACAATGAAGTAAGACAGAAGTGTTTAGTACCTCAGGTTGTCACAGACTAG